From the Bdellovibrio reynosensis genome, one window contains:
- the hflX gene encoding GTPase HflX yields MEDLNEAKPLNAVLVNVQLPRVSDADREASLDELARLVTTLGYNVIGRTSQRRSSERSANVLGDGKLKDLAEWTGGTGEVQRFEAKKKHKAALRFEKNKTEEEDDIDFEEISEEFIEETAPEDTSTITHESHAEKAQIVIVDCDLSPSQLRNLESATGVPVLDRTGVIIEIFSRHARTRAARLQVEIARLMYVAPRLRETGGGEDRGGGGIGGKGAGETTVELDKRKIRDRIKELKQEFASIAREHDTRRARREQEISVALVGYTNAGKSSLMRALTSSDVYIADKLFATLDTTVRVLYPETKPKILISDTVGFIKKLPHSLVASFKSTLDEACNASLLLYVVDAADSTFRAQLEVTRSVLREVGAGEVESLLVLNKVDRLALEELDALKAEFPDAIYLSALNPEDVANLRLRLVKHFETAMVDTDVFIPYDVQGAVGEIRAKLKVLGEEYDERGVTLKVRAHQDDIKRIKTRFGI; encoded by the coding sequence GTGGAAGATCTTAACGAAGCTAAACCCTTAAACGCTGTTCTTGTAAACGTTCAACTTCCCAGAGTTTCTGATGCTGATCGTGAAGCTTCTTTAGATGAACTTGCACGCCTTGTGACCACCTTAGGCTATAATGTTATCGGCCGCACCTCGCAACGTCGCAGCTCTGAACGCAGTGCTAACGTTTTAGGTGATGGTAAACTTAAAGATTTAGCTGAGTGGACTGGCGGAACTGGCGAAGTTCAACGTTTTGAAGCTAAAAAGAAGCACAAAGCGGCATTACGATTTGAAAAAAACAAAACTGAAGAAGAAGATGACATCGATTTCGAAGAAATCAGTGAAGAGTTCATTGAAGAAACCGCTCCTGAAGATACTTCGACTATCACTCATGAATCCCATGCTGAAAAAGCTCAGATCGTGATCGTTGATTGTGATCTTTCCCCTTCACAATTGCGTAACTTAGAAAGTGCGACAGGAGTTCCGGTTTTAGACCGAACTGGCGTGATCATTGAGATCTTCAGTCGCCATGCGCGCACTAGGGCTGCACGTTTGCAAGTTGAAATTGCGCGTTTGATGTATGTCGCCCCTCGTTTGCGTGAAACCGGTGGTGGTGAAGACCGCGGCGGTGGCGGAATCGGTGGTAAAGGTGCCGGTGAAACTACTGTTGAACTAGATAAGCGTAAAATCCGTGATCGTATTAAAGAACTGAAGCAAGAATTTGCCTCTATTGCTCGTGAACATGACACTCGCCGCGCCCGCCGCGAACAGGAAATTTCTGTAGCATTGGTTGGTTATACGAATGCTGGTAAATCTTCTTTGATGCGTGCGCTGACTAGCAGTGATGTTTATATCGCTGATAAGTTGTTTGCGACCTTAGACACGACAGTGCGTGTACTTTACCCAGAAACGAAACCGAAAATTTTGATTTCTGATACTGTGGGATTTATTAAAAAGCTTCCGCATTCATTGGTCGCGTCCTTCAAATCCACGCTAGATGAAGCCTGCAATGCTTCTTTATTATTGTATGTGGTGGATGCGGCTGATTCGACCTTCCGTGCGCAATTAGAAGTCACGCGCTCTGTCTTGCGTGAAGTTGGCGCTGGTGAAGTTGAAAGTCTTTTAGTGCTAAATAAAGTGGATCGTTTGGCGCTTGAGGAACTTGATGCCTTAAAAGCAGAATTCCCAGACGCGATTTACTTATCCGCCTTGAATCCTGAAGACGTAGCTAATTTGCGTTTACGCTTAGTAAAACACTTTGAAACAGCCATGGTCGATACCGACGTATTTATTCCTTATGACGTTCAAGGTGCTGTCGGCGAAATTCGTGCGAAATTAAAGGTTTTAGGTGAAGAATATGACGAGCGTGGGGTGACTTTGAAAGTCCGTGCTCATCAAGATGACATTAAACGCATCAAAACTCGCTTCGGAATTTAA
- a CDS encoding ferritin-like domain-containing protein — translation MANDNEKVVALLNEILEMEASGVIRYLHYALMIKGPNRIPIVKWFHEQANEGYQHASIIGEKITALGGHPSLKTAPVPETKTHKVLDILKESLDFEQAALGKYKEVLKHCGDDVALEELIRSMVRMETEHIEEVVKMLDTTH, via the coding sequence ATGGCAAATGATAATGAAAAAGTCGTCGCTCTTTTAAATGAGATCCTTGAAATGGAAGCATCTGGAGTTATTCGTTACCTTCACTATGCTTTAATGATTAAAGGTCCTAACCGTATTCCAATTGTTAAATGGTTCCATGAGCAAGCTAACGAAGGTTATCAACACGCTTCAATTATCGGTGAAAAGATCACGGCATTAGGTGGACATCCATCACTAAAAACAGCGCCGGTTCCAGAGACTAAAACCCACAAAGTTTTAGATATTCTTAAAGAAAGCTTGGATTTCGAACAAGCAGCTTTAGGGAAATATAAAGAAGTACTTAAACACTGTGGTGACGATGTGGCTTTAGAAGAATTAATCCGTTCTATGGTTAGAATGGAAACAGAACACATCGAAGAAGTTGTTAAGATGTTGGATACGACACACTAA
- a CDS encoding sigma-54-dependent transcriptional regulator — MKSRILVVDDEESIREFLEIMLKKEGYEITLAEDGQKAKDLLAKKSFDMIISDLQMPHVTGIELLKHVKESYPDIVFMLITAFGTTETAVEAMKMGAYDYLTKPFKIDEVRLNIQNALRSRNLEVENRSLKKELVKEYSFQNMIGNSQAMHTIFDMVKRVSQTPTNVLITGESGTGKEVVAKAIHYNGPLKDRPFVTVNCGAIPENLMESEMFGHKKGSFTGAVADKAGLFEVADGGTLFLDEVGELPLTIQVKLLRAIQERVIRRVGATEDHKVDVRIIAATNRNLEEMVQKGGFRQDLFYRLNVINIKTPGLRERRDDIPLLANHFLKKYNERLNKNIGAISAEAMEILKKYDYPGNVRELENLIERTVALEGGATILPESLPPMVNTSSGRKMASSNEIEIGDDGVDLDKVMGQIEKELLIKAIHSAGGVKKRAAKLLHISFRSMRYRIEKYNLGVVGDDELDDE; from the coding sequence ATGAAGTCGAGAATTCTTGTTGTCGATGACGAAGAATCAATTCGCGAGTTTTTAGAGATTATGTTGAAGAAAGAAGGTTACGAGATTACTTTGGCCGAAGACGGTCAAAAGGCTAAAGATCTTCTAGCTAAGAAATCATTCGACATGATTATCTCTGATCTTCAGATGCCCCATGTGACTGGTATTGAGCTTTTAAAGCACGTCAAAGAATCTTACCCAGATATCGTATTCATGCTTATTACTGCATTTGGTACCACGGAAACCGCTGTAGAAGCGATGAAGATGGGTGCCTATGACTATTTGACGAAGCCATTTAAAATCGATGAAGTTCGTTTGAACATTCAAAATGCTCTTCGTTCCCGCAACTTAGAAGTTGAAAATAGATCTCTTAAAAAAGAACTTGTTAAGGAATATTCATTCCAAAACATGATCGGTAATTCGCAGGCGATGCACACTATTTTTGATATGGTGAAACGCGTTTCGCAAACTCCGACAAACGTTCTTATCACTGGGGAATCTGGTACGGGTAAAGAGGTTGTTGCAAAAGCGATTCACTATAACGGTCCATTGAAAGATCGTCCGTTTGTAACCGTGAACTGCGGTGCGATTCCTGAAAACTTGATGGAATCAGAAATGTTCGGTCATAAAAAAGGTTCCTTCACGGGGGCCGTTGCTGATAAAGCCGGTCTTTTTGAAGTGGCTGACGGCGGAACATTGTTTCTAGATGAAGTGGGTGAGTTGCCTTTAACTATCCAGGTAAAATTACTTCGCGCGATTCAAGAACGCGTGATCCGCAGAGTCGGTGCCACGGAAGACCATAAGGTTGATGTGCGTATCATCGCGGCGACAAATAGAAATCTTGAAGAGATGGTGCAAAAGGGCGGTTTCCGTCAAGATTTGTTCTATCGCTTAAACGTAATCAATATTAAAACTCCAGGCTTGCGTGAGCGTCGCGACGACATTCCGTTATTAGCGAATCACTTCCTTAAAAAGTACAATGAGCGTCTGAATAAAAACATCGGTGCTATCAGTGCTGAGGCTATGGAGATCTTAAAAAAATACGATTACCCAGGTAACGTGCGTGAGCTTGAAAACTTAATCGAACGCACCGTGGCCCTTGAAGGTGGCGCAACAATTCTGCCAGAGTCTTTACCGCCAATGGTAAACACTTCTTCAGGCAGAAAAATGGCTTCATCAAACGAAATCGAGATCGGCGATGACGGTGTTGATTTAGATAAAGTCATGGGACAGATCGAAAAAGAATTGCTAATCAAAGCGATTCATTCAGCCGGCGGAGTAAAGAAAAGAGCTGCGAAGTTGCTTCATATCTCTTTCCGATCTATGCGATATCGCATAGAAAAATACAACCTCGGCGTTGTCGGTGATGATGAATTAGATGATGAGTAG
- a CDS encoding two-component system sensor histidine kinase NtrB translates to MRLSFALQNNRQNGLLVEFVRLSLFVLVLLISVVSSVAQEGFVNWSILGPFYTILTIAFTFHLFWFTKWEQVLEHPTLLLSGFVLDSLFISLLIYYSGINQSLFMFLHLVNILLAGIACRSVGAVTVAFFTSIFFSGAALFSPEMKALNFFFLLALNNVAFFSVAGLAGYLSEQLQTVGSELKKTGLSLRSAQELNNILVENIPSGMMSFTEAGEVIRANAAASDILAQHDFSNFEPLKVFNVSGDQKLTKGDVKVSADGAEKILGVTVSKIYSPEFQEQLYIALFEDLTRIRQLEFAARQHEKLAAVGGLAAGIAHEIRNPLAGISGSIEMLSQTVNNDDDRKLMKIVLREIDRLNNLITEFLDYARPETPPTDPVDLSSLLTEVLDSMLVNNQVRKDIEQVREFESSLKILGRRDKLKQAFLNIVINSYQAMNEAAKPRLAVKAVTSEKEIEIRIRDAGCGMNETTKRKMFEPFHTTKPKGTGLGLAVTHKILEGHGARVFVESEVGVGTEFILTFPRAT, encoded by the coding sequence ATGCGCTTAAGCTTTGCTTTGCAGAATAATAGACAAAATGGACTGTTGGTGGAATTTGTCCGCCTCAGTCTTTTTGTTTTAGTTCTTCTTATCAGTGTCGTATCAAGTGTCGCCCAAGAAGGTTTCGTAAATTGGTCTATCCTAGGGCCTTTTTATACGATTTTAACAATAGCTTTTACGTTTCATTTATTTTGGTTCACAAAGTGGGAACAAGTTTTAGAACATCCCACCTTGTTGTTATCGGGCTTCGTTCTAGATTCATTATTTATCTCGTTATTGATTTATTATTCAGGGATTAACCAATCCCTTTTTATGTTCTTACACCTTGTGAACATTCTTCTGGCGGGCATCGCTTGTCGCAGTGTGGGTGCAGTGACGGTGGCCTTTTTCACAAGCATTTTCTTTTCTGGGGCAGCTTTGTTTTCACCTGAAATGAAGGCGCTGAATTTCTTTTTCCTTTTAGCTTTAAACAACGTCGCTTTCTTTTCTGTCGCCGGGCTTGCTGGTTATCTTAGCGAGCAGTTACAGACGGTGGGCAGCGAGCTTAAGAAAACTGGTCTTAGTCTTCGTTCCGCGCAAGAGCTTAACAATATTTTAGTTGAAAACATTCCTTCAGGAATGATGTCTTTCACTGAAGCGGGCGAAGTCATTCGTGCTAATGCGGCAGCTTCTGATATTTTAGCGCAGCATGATTTTTCAAACTTTGAGCCTTTGAAAGTGTTTAACGTCAGTGGTGATCAGAAATTGACCAAAGGGGATGTAAAAGTATCTGCCGATGGCGCTGAAAAGATTCTGGGCGTGACAGTTTCAAAGATTTATAGTCCTGAATTTCAAGAGCAACTTTACATTGCTTTATTTGAAGATCTTACCCGCATTCGCCAATTAGAATTCGCGGCACGCCAACATGAAAAATTGGCGGCAGTGGGTGGTCTTGCCGCGGGTATTGCCCACGAAATTCGCAACCCGCTAGCGGGAATTAGCGGCAGTATCGAGATGCTTTCGCAAACTGTGAACAATGATGATGATCGTAAACTGATGAAGATCGTTTTACGAGAGATCGATCGCTTAAATAACTTGATCACAGAATTCTTGGATTATGCGCGTCCTGAAACTCCTCCGACGGATCCTGTGGATCTAAGTTCACTGTTAACAGAAGTACTTGATTCGATGCTCGTTAACAATCAGGTGAGAAAAGATATCGAACAGGTGCGTGAATTTGAATCCAGTCTTAAAATTCTGGGTCGCAGAGACAAGCTGAAACAAGCCTTTCTAAATATTGTGATCAATTCCTATCAAGCCATGAATGAAGCCGCAAAGCCGCGGTTGGCAGTAAAAGCTGTCACTTCAGAAAAAGAGATTGAAATTCGCATTCGTGATGCGGGTTGTGGAATGAATGAAACTACCAAAAGAAAAATGTTTGAACCATTTCATACAACGAAGCCAAAGGGCACAGGCCTTGGTCTAGCTGTGACTCATAAGATTTTGGAAGGCCATGGTGCGCGCGTTTTTGTCGAAAGTGAAGTAGGCGTGGGCACTGAGTTTATTTTGACTTTCCCAAGAGCAACTTGA
- a CDS encoding type II secretion system F family protein, with protein MAKFQYQAKNSTGQMVQGEIEAANQQEAIIRLRAQQLLPVRVVQFGSSRAAAGKSASLFAPRVKGKDLQVFTRQFATLINAGIPVVDSLKILSEGLRPGLLKEASAQVKTSIEGGRRLADSMAQVPNVFDKLYVNMIQAGEEAGILDGILQRLASYMEKSEKLKAQVKGALVYPVVIIIVALIVIAGILVFIIPKFMEFFSSSGKEPPALTAAVVALSNSMIANWYLYVGAAVLGPIAFKQWLNTESGKDSFDRFIMRAPVFGEVVQKSAIARLTRTLSTLLGSGVGLIDAIEISSKTAGNIVIEQALLRSKESVTQGRTFAAPLGKEKAFPDMVVQMISIGEQSGTLDIMLGKIADFYEDEVETAVKAMTSLLEPLLMVVLGGIIAVLVIAMYLPIFSMADVVQ; from the coding sequence ATGGCAAAGTTCCAGTATCAGGCCAAAAATTCCACCGGCCAAATGGTGCAAGGGGAAATTGAAGCTGCAAATCAGCAAGAAGCTATCATCCGCTTGCGTGCTCAGCAGTTATTGCCAGTTCGTGTGGTTCAATTTGGGTCTTCGCGAGCAGCGGCAGGTAAAAGCGCCAGTCTTTTTGCGCCGCGAGTGAAGGGCAAGGACTTACAGGTTTTCACTCGTCAGTTTGCGACTTTGATCAACGCCGGTATTCCGGTTGTGGATTCATTAAAAATTCTTTCTGAAGGTTTACGCCCAGGCTTATTAAAAGAAGCATCAGCGCAGGTTAAAACTTCTATTGAAGGTGGACGTCGTCTGGCTGATTCAATGGCGCAGGTGCCAAACGTTTTTGATAAACTTTATGTGAATATGATTCAAGCCGGTGAGGAAGCCGGTATCTTAGATGGAATCTTGCAACGTCTTGCAAGTTACATGGAAAAATCTGAAAAACTAAAAGCCCAAGTGAAGGGTGCGTTGGTTTATCCCGTCGTTATCATCATTGTTGCTTTGATCGTTATTGCCGGTATCTTGGTTTTCATTATTCCTAAGTTCATGGAATTTTTTTCGTCATCAGGTAAAGAACCACCTGCTTTAACAGCGGCGGTTGTAGCTTTAAGTAATTCCATGATTGCGAATTGGTATTTATATGTCGGGGCTGCGGTTCTTGGGCCCATCGCCTTCAAACAATGGCTGAATACTGAATCGGGAAAAGATTCCTTTGATCGTTTTATTATGCGTGCGCCGGTGTTTGGTGAAGTTGTCCAGAAATCAGCTATCGCTAGGTTGACAAGAACTCTATCAACCCTATTGGGTTCAGGTGTGGGTTTGATTGATGCCATTGAGATTTCATCTAAAACAGCAGGCAATATCGTGATCGAGCAGGCGTTGCTTCGTTCCAAGGAATCAGTAACTCAAGGTCGTACATTCGCGGCACCTTTGGGTAAAGAAAAAGCTTTTCCAGACATGGTCGTGCAGATGATTTCTATCGGGGAACAATCCGGTACTTTAGATATCATGTTGGGTAAGATCGCAGACTTCTATGAAGATGAAGTTGAAACAGCGGTGAAGGCCATGACATCGCTGTTAGAGCCACTATTAATGGTGGTCCTAGGCGGTATCATCGCCGTCCTAGTAATTGCAATGTACTTACCAATCTTCAGCATGGCGGACGTGGTTCAATAG
- a CDS encoding type IV pilus twitching motility protein PilT, giving the protein MSLTELLLSAKAKKAEEFLFVVGSEPRIRLPSGWTSLRESPALMTEWNLLQQSLLSTQQKTQLDARGVVSGEASFESVRIGFSFFQQDSTMKAVLDMNLDGGKQEVQLPPSLLETCLRMKGLVLLSGPGEAGQVWALHRILQKMSEEKSFVGVVYSRKAFPQVKESKAVYLYHNHEFARAEDQENLMAGVDMVVFDGFSDEQSFCEAMALAERGLFVIYSMKAPSVTNALRRCMSVLSERYAEHGAARFAEVLSLAAGQYPVASLAGEKIFAHEVLLMKPQVRQLIEQEDIKNIDVLLTGSLENSGILTLNQSLLQHLIRRRVDLKTAFEVSRDPDSLDQLLKKVGI; this is encoded by the coding sequence ATGAGTTTGACGGAACTTCTTTTAAGCGCGAAAGCAAAAAAAGCAGAAGAATTTTTATTCGTCGTCGGCAGTGAGCCACGCATTCGTCTTCCTTCGGGATGGACAAGCTTGCGAGAGTCGCCAGCACTGATGACTGAATGGAACCTGTTGCAACAAAGTTTATTAAGCACCCAACAAAAAACGCAGTTAGATGCGCGGGGTGTGGTCAGTGGTGAAGCATCCTTTGAAAGCGTGCGCATCGGTTTTTCATTCTTTCAACAAGACAGCACCATGAAAGCTGTACTTGATATGAACCTTGATGGTGGCAAACAGGAAGTGCAACTTCCGCCATCACTTTTAGAAACATGCTTACGCATGAAAGGTTTGGTTTTGCTTTCAGGTCCTGGCGAAGCAGGACAGGTATGGGCCTTACACCGAATTCTTCAGAAAATGAGTGAAGAAAAATCCTTTGTCGGTGTCGTTTATTCCCGCAAAGCGTTCCCGCAAGTCAAAGAATCTAAAGCTGTTTATTTGTATCACAACCATGAATTTGCCAGAGCTGAAGATCAGGAAAACCTGATGGCCGGCGTAGACATGGTCGTATTTGATGGATTTTCTGATGAACAGTCTTTCTGTGAAGCGATGGCTTTAGCAGAAAGAGGTTTATTTGTTATTTATTCTATGAAAGCGCCGTCAGTGACGAATGCTTTAAGACGTTGCATGTCGGTTTTAAGCGAGCGTTACGCTGAGCATGGAGCTGCTCGCTTTGCTGAAGTTCTAAGTCTGGCTGCTGGTCAATATCCGGTCGCGAGCCTTGCGGGGGAAAAAATCTTTGCCCACGAAGTCTTGCTGATGAAACCCCAAGTTCGTCAGTTAATAGAACAAGAAGATATTAAAAACATCGATGTCTTATTAACGGGCTCTTTGGAAAATTCAGGAATTTTGACACTTAATCAATCTTTGTTACAGCATTTGATTCGACGTCGCGTAGATCTGAAAACCGCTTTTGAGGTTTCTCGGGATCCAGATTCTCTTGATCAGCTTCTTAAGAAGGTAGGTATCTAA